One genomic segment of Cellulophaga sp. HaHaR_3_176 includes these proteins:
- the pgmB gene encoding beta-phosphoglucomutase translates to MNSTGFIFDLDGVIVDTAKYHYLAWKKLANELGFEFTKEQNELFKGVSRKRCLEILLDIGNITATQEQFDTWMVEKNIDYLAYIEKMDASEILPDVPKILQFLKDKNIPIALGSASKNAKPILEKVNLLHYFDAIVDGNNVTKAKPDPEVFLIAAKQLGISANNCVVFEDAKAGIQAANAANMVSIGIGDSSILTAAKYNFKNFTEIDFSFLKTLLS, encoded by the coding sequence ATGAATAGTACAGGGTTTATATTTGATTTAGATGGGGTAATAGTTGATACTGCTAAATACCATTATTTGGCGTGGAAAAAATTAGCTAACGAATTAGGTTTTGAATTCACTAAAGAACAAAATGAACTTTTTAAAGGAGTAAGTAGAAAGCGTTGTTTAGAAATTTTATTAGATATAGGTAATATTACAGCTACCCAAGAGCAATTTGATACTTGGATGGTTGAAAAAAATATTGATTACTTAGCCTATATTGAAAAAATGGATGCTTCAGAAATTTTACCTGATGTTCCGAAAATTTTACAATTTTTAAAAGATAAAAACATTCCAATTGCTTTAGGCTCTGCGAGCAAAAATGCAAAGCCAATATTAGAAAAAGTTAATTTATTACATTATTTCGATGCTATTGTTGATGGTAATAATGTAACAAAAGCAAAGCCAGACCCTGAAGTATTTTTAATAGCAGCTAAGCAATTAGGTATTTCTGCAAATAACTGTGTGGTTTTTGAAGATGCAAAAGCAGGTATTCAAGCTGCGAATGCAGCAAATATGGTTAGTATAGGTATTGGTGACTCTTCAATTTTAACAGCAGCAAAATACAATTTCAAAAATTTCACGGAGATAGATTTTAGTTTTTTGAAAACACTTTTATCTTAA
- a CDS encoding LacI family DNA-binding transcriptional regulator — MKQKITLKHIARELEVSISTVSKALKNSEEISRDTKEKIQAFAKLYNYKPNNIAISLKNKKTKNIGVIIPDIVHHFFTTVFRGIEKYANTKGYNVIVCVSDESFDKEVINMEILANGSVDGFIMSLSSDTQLNGDYNHLIELTEQGIPLVLFDRVTDKVACDKVLINDKDGAFRATKKLIEDGRKRIALVATEDYLSVSKNRADGYFQALKEHDLEIDESLILKLPSMNSVEGKEMEDFLHNQKVDAVLCVNEIYAIHGMRLAQKMGLKIPEDIAFIGFTDGILSKFSNPTLTSVAQHGDQMGEVAAKMLIEKIESDKEVETYRTEVLEPTIIERESTNN, encoded by the coding sequence TTGAAACAGAAAATAACATTAAAACATATAGCCAGAGAATTAGAAGTTTCGATATCAACAGTGTCTAAAGCTTTAAAAAATAGTGAAGAGATAAGTAGAGATACTAAAGAGAAGATACAGGCTTTTGCGAAGTTATATAACTATAAACCCAATAACATAGCAATTAGCCTTAAAAATAAGAAGACTAAGAATATTGGAGTAATAATTCCAGATATTGTACATCATTTTTTTACAACTGTATTTAGGGGCATAGAGAAGTATGCAAATACAAAAGGTTATAATGTAATTGTTTGTGTCTCAGATGAGTCTTTTGATAAAGAGGTTATAAATATGGAAATACTAGCCAATGGCAGTGTTGATGGTTTTATTATGTCGTTATCTTCAGATACACAATTAAATGGTGATTATAATCATTTAATAGAGTTAACAGAACAAGGTATTCCTTTAGTTTTATTTGATAGGGTGACAGATAAAGTTGCTTGTGATAAAGTTTTAATAAATGATAAGGATGGTGCTTTTAGAGCAACTAAAAAGTTAATAGAAGACGGTAGAAAAAGAATTGCTTTGGTTGCTACTGAAGATTATTTGAGTGTGAGTAAGAATAGGGCAGATGGTTATTTTCAGGCATTAAAAGAACATGATTTAGAAATTGATGAAAGTTTAATTCTTAAATTACCTTCAATGAACAGCGTAGAAGGTAAAGAAATGGAAGATTTTTTACACAATCAAAAAGTAGATGCTGTCTTATGTGTGAATGAAATTTATGCAATACACGGTATGCGATTAGCTCAGAAAATGGGTTTAAAAATACCAGAAGACATCGCTTTTATTGGTTTTACAGATGGTATTCTGTCTAAGTTTTCTAACCCAACATTAACATCAGTAGCGCAACATGGAGACCAAATGGGAGAAGTTGCTGCAAAAATGTTGATTGAAAAAATAGAAAGTGATAAAGAAGTAGAAACGTACAGAACAGAAGTGTTGGAGCCAACAATAATAGAACGAGAGTCAACAAATAACTAA
- a CDS encoding vanadium-dependent haloperoxidase: MKIITQALVVLVLFLNSCKEKESVVITTEEYHSSVDKITTIMIHDIFSPPVASRIFAYPNIAAYEIIAQNNNDYNSLVGQIKDLEAIPKAEKQGINYQMSALIAHMDLSKRLIFSEAKMEVLRDSLYQVWETKNDVEFNDSKAYGLKVAEHIAVWMNKDNYKQTRTMPKFTVDTDDESRWQPTPPSYMDGIEPHWSKIRTFVLDSASQFKPVPPPAFSMDKDSQFYKELIEVYDVSKEMEQKGDTCEEIAIAQFWDCNPYVSVTQGHLMFAKKKITPGAHWIGITKIASRKTNADFDKTVFAYTKTSIAIVDAFISCWDEKYRSNLIRPETLINKYIDENWKPVLQTPPFPEYTSGHSVVSGAASTALTSVFGENFAFDDDTEVLFGLPIRSFKSFDQAADEAAISRMYGGIHYRAAVEVGVVQGRKIGKLVDENLSMNTKK; this comes from the coding sequence ATGAAAATAATAACACAGGCATTAGTGGTTTTAGTTCTTTTTTTAAATTCTTGCAAAGAAAAAGAATCTGTAGTAATAACTACAGAAGAATATCATTCATCAGTAGATAAAATAACTACCATAATGATTCATGATATATTTTCACCACCTGTTGCCAGCAGAATTTTTGCTTACCCAAATATTGCTGCTTATGAAATAATCGCACAAAATAACAACGACTACAATTCACTCGTTGGTCAAATAAAAGATTTAGAAGCAATACCTAAAGCTGAAAAACAAGGAATCAACTACCAGATGTCTGCTTTAATTGCCCATATGGATTTAAGCAAAAGGTTAATTTTTTCTGAAGCTAAAATGGAAGTACTAAGAGATAGTTTATATCAAGTTTGGGAAACTAAAAACGATGTTGAATTTAATGACTCAAAAGCATACGGCCTAAAAGTTGCTGAACATATAGCCGTTTGGATGAATAAAGATAATTACAAGCAAACGAGGACTATGCCAAAGTTTACGGTAGACACTGATGACGAATCTAGATGGCAGCCAACACCACCAAGTTATATGGATGGTATTGAACCTCATTGGAGTAAAATTAGAACTTTTGTTCTTGATTCCGCTAGTCAATTTAAACCTGTTCCTCCTCCTGCATTTTCGATGGATAAGGATTCTCAATTTTATAAAGAATTGATTGAAGTATACGATGTAAGTAAAGAAATGGAGCAGAAAGGAGATACATGTGAAGAAATAGCAATTGCACAGTTTTGGGACTGTAATCCTTACGTATCAGTTACTCAAGGACATTTAATGTTTGCTAAAAAGAAAATTACCCCTGGAGCACATTGGATAGGGATAACAAAAATTGCGAGTAGAAAAACAAATGCTGATTTTGATAAAACTGTTTTTGCTTATACAAAAACATCAATAGCTATTGTTGATGCTTTTATTAGTTGCTGGGATGAAAAATACAGAAGCAATTTAATTAGACCTGAAACACTTATTAATAAATATATTGATGAAAACTGGAAACCCGTATTACAAACTCCTCCGTTTCCTGAATATACGAGCGGCCACAGTGTAGTTTCAGGAGCAGCATCAACAGCACTTACGAGTGTTTTTGGAGAAAACTTTGCTTTCGATGACGACACTGAAGTTTTGTTTGGCTTACCAATTAGAAGTTTTAAATCTTTTGATCAAGCTGCAGATGAAGCTGCAATTAGTAGAATGTACGGAGGCATCCATTACCGTGCGGCTGTTGAAGTTGGAGTAGTTCAAGGCCGAAAAATAGGCAAGCTTGTAGATGAAAACCTAAGCATGAATACAAAAAAATAA